The following DNA comes from Microbacterium foliorum.
CGGGCAGCGACATCCGCACCGACATCGGTCGGTATCGCATCTGGCGCGACGGCGAACTGGCCGAAGAGGTCACAGACGCGACGGCAGCCTGGGCGGAGCATCCGGATCTCGTCTCGTTCCTCATCGGATGCAGCTTCACGTTCGAATCCGGACTCCTCGAGGCGGGCATTCCGATCCGTCATCAGGAGCTCGGCCGCAATGTGCCGATGTACCGCACCACCGTGCCCTGCGTTCCGGCGGGCCGTCTGAGCGGTGAGATGGTCGTGTCGATGCGCCCGATCGCGGCCGACCGAGTGGCGGATGCCGTGCAGATCTCGGGCCGGACCCCCGCGGTGCACGGTGCTCCGGTGCACATCGGGGATCCGGCATCCCTCGGAGTCCTCGACCTGGCCCGGCCCGACTTCGGAGACGCCCCCGAGATGCGCGACGGAGAAGTGCCGGTGTTCTGGGCGTGCGGCGTCACCCCACAGGCCGCGATCATGGCCTCGAAGCCGCCGTTCGCCATCACGCACGCACCGGGCTACATGTTCATCACCGATGTGCCGGATGCGGAGTACATCGTCTGATGCGCATCCTCACCGCATCCGATCATGCGCTTCTCATCGAGGCGACCGACCTCGACGAGGCGATGCGTCTGAACCTCGCCTGGGACGAGGTGCGCGGTGTCGTCGAGCGCATCCCCGGCGCTCGCACCGTGCTCGTGCGCTTCGATCCGCTCGTCGTCTCGGCCGCCGACCTCGCAGACGTGCTCGCGGCGACCGAGATCGACACCGCCCACCTGCCGACCACCGGTGAGGTCACGGTGCCGGTGCGATACGACGGCGAGGATCTCGACGAGGCGGCGTCCCTGCTGGGAGTGTCGGCGTCAGAGCTCGTGAACCGCCACCTCGCTGCCGATTGGAAGGTCGCCTTCTCGGGCTTCGCCCCCGGGTTCGGCTACGTGGTGAGCAGCGATCCGCTGTTCGACGTGCCCCGGCGCTCGTCACCCCGCACCCGCGTGCCTGCGGGATCGGTGGCGCTCGCCGGAGCGTTCACCGGCGTGTACCCGCGAGAGAGTCCGGGCGGATGGCAGCTCATCGGTCGCACGGACGCCCTGATGTGGGACATCGACCGCGACCCGCCTGCCCTGCTGTCGCCCGGCACGACCGTGCGGTTCGAGAGCGTGCGCGAGCAGGTCGTGATGCCGGCACTGGTGTCGGAGAACGCAGATGAAGCAGCCGACACCCGGCGCGGCGCCGATCGACACGCCGCCGCGGCAGCGCCGACTCCGGGTTCTCCAGCACCCGCCGCGGTCGAGATCGTGCGTCCGTCACTGCAGCTCCTGGTGCAGGATGCCGGTCGCCCCGGCTTCGCGGCGCTCGGCGTCTCGGCGTCAGGGGTCGCCGATCGTCGCGCGATGCGCGACGCGAACCGTGCAGTGGGCAATGCGTCCGACGCCGCCGTGCTCGAGAGCGTCGGGGGTGCGGTGCTGCGCTTCCGTGGTGCCGGGGTCGCCGCTGTCGCGGGTGCCGTCGGCTCTCTCGCACTCATCGATGCCGGCGGCGTGACGCGTCAGATCGACCACGGCGTGCCCTTCGCCACGGTCGACGGCGACGAGCTCACCCTCGGACACCCCGCCAGTGGACTGCGCTACGTCATCGCCGTCCGTGGCGGTGTGGCCGCAGAATCGGCGCTGCACAGCCGCGCGAGCGACACCCTCGCCGGTCTCGGGCCAGCGCCGCTCGCCGCGGGCGACGTGCTCGGTGTGGGCGACTCGGCACCGCATCCCGTCGAGCCCGAGACCACACCGCGGACGCTCCCTGCTCCCGGCGACCTCGTCGACCTCGAGATCACTCTCGGTCCGCGTGACGACTGGTTCACGACCGCAGCGCTCGCGGGCCTCACCGGCCAGGAGTGGACGGTGACGCCGCGCTCGGATCGGGTCG
Coding sequences within:
- a CDS encoding putative hydro-lyase, which translates into the protein MTVLATAGQLADARAARAAIRAGLSEPTSGVAVGLTQANLISVPADWAFETLLFAQRNPKPCPVLEVIEQGEVESRLAPGSDIRTDIGRYRIWRDGELAEEVTDATAAWAEHPDLVSFLIGCSFTFESGLLEAGIPIRHQELGRNVPMYRTTVPCVPAGRLSGEMVVSMRPIAADRVADAVQISGRTPAVHGAPVHIGDPASLGVLDLARPDFGDAPEMRDGEVPVFWACGVTPQAAIMASKPPFAITHAPGYMFITDVPDAEYIV
- a CDS encoding urea amidolyase family protein, which gives rise to MRILTASDHALLIEATDLDEAMRLNLAWDEVRGVVERIPGARTVLVRFDPLVVSAADLADVLAATEIDTAHLPTTGEVTVPVRYDGEDLDEAASLLGVSASELVNRHLAADWKVAFSGFAPGFGYVVSSDPLFDVPRRSSPRTRVPAGSVALAGAFTGVYPRESPGGWQLIGRTDALMWDIDRDPPALLSPGTTVRFESVREQVVMPALVSENADEAADTRRGADRHAAAAAPTPGSPAPAAVEIVRPSLQLLVQDAGRPGFAALGVSASGVADRRAMRDANRAVGNASDAAVLESVGGAVLRFRGAGVAAVAGAVGSLALIDAGGVTRQIDHGVPFATVDGDELTLGHPASGLRYVIAVRGGVAAESALHSRASDTLAGLGPAPLAAGDVLGVGDSAPHPVEPETTPRTLPAPGDLVDLEITLGPRDDWFTTAALAGLTGQEWTVTPRSDRVGIRLEGAVPLERSVGGELPSEGAVTGAIQVPPDGQPVLFLPDHPLTGGYPIIGALTDRSLDLAGQLPPGARVRFIVKETS